The sequence ACAAATTTAAGTGAAGGGGCGATTTGTCCATTAAAAATCATCACTACGGAAGAAATTTAATTgagaaaattaaaggaaaatataattagtaagtctgtttgcatttattttatttttatgattatttattttgatattgataatttataaaaaggtaTTACTTAAAATTTTAGTTGAGGAATGTTCCATCTAATCCATATTAAAGTTTGTTCTTATTTCAATTCAATCTTTcgggttttaaaaatttcatctaGTGTCCGTGAGTGTGTGAGagtaaccaaaattttaaaaatgtgaatggaataattatattttaaaactcaATGAAAAGTTGGtgataatttaaaaatccatataaaattgtattctaaattaaatttgagaagaataaaatgatattaaccTAATTTACATACAATATCATTAATAACGAAATGTTTTCCTAAGCAACGTTGTTAGAATTACGCTGAGCAATTGTGTTGTGCGacattgtttttttatatatttttttttagtttttgttttcaataacATGTGGTAGTGCCGTAATATTATTGCGCAGCACAAATTTGTAGTAGTGTTTGTTTTAGGAGATTATCTCTCTCCGTCAACGCATATGGCATGGATATATTTGtaataatccataaaaatcAAGCTAATAaactgaataaaataaaaataaaaaaaatcgtaAATTTTTCAGGTCTTAAATTACTTCTGAACGTAATTCTCTATGGAAAATAGATTATCACCTGGAAATTCAACTTGCAAGATGCACAGTGAAGAAATTAAATTGGTGTGGTTAAGAAAGAGATAAAAGTTGTTTAGAAAGAGCTAGAACTTCTTAAACAAAACTTTTgtagaagaaaagtaaaatgtATGGGGTGGGGGTAAGATGCGATCCaatcaaaattaaaagtttttgttttaacttttgGGTTTGGGTAAATTTGGTATGGGGCTGGAATGGAGGGCTATATAAATGGTTCATGGGTGCCGTAACTCACTGTTTCAACACCAACAGACTTGACGACCAAACTTTCTcgtagaaaagtaaaaaaaaacacGCTCTCAAATTCATTCCCTCTGTTTTTCCCTTCCCCTTCCCCTGACCATTGCTGCTTCCCTGCAATCTAgggttcttttttcctttctctctcttgtcTTTCCAAACTCttcctagttttctaatttatgCTCTTCGATCTCTGTTACCAATCCCCTTGAATCCAGGTGAGTCCATTTTCTCCTCATCTCATTGTCATCAAAACGTTTCGCATTCCcgttaatatgtttttttttcaattcaatgTTCTTCTTTTCTCGTTCAATTCGGCaccaatttgaatttgtttcGTTGTTGAATTATAGAGATCTTTGTCACTGATTGATTTGGctgtgaatttttatttatttattattttccccTTAGGATTTGTGAATCGGTCATGACGATTCCTGATTCGGGCTTCATGATGGAAAACGGGGTGAGTTGCTTACCTCTCCCACCGGAGGAAGAGAACAGGATCATAACGGAACTCACCAACCAATCAGACGCCAATATGAAGGAAGGCAATTTGTACTACGTCATTTCCAATAGGTAAAcaacttttcttttctatttcccaggggtataattattattattattattttgtggagctgttcaatttttttgggtTGCACTTTTGTAGAAATAGTGGATGTTCTCCGCCACCTGCATTTTTGTGATAAACCcctaaaaataaattcaattacgAAAATATTGTGGCTTCATAGAATTTTGGGTGTAGAGGTTGTATATTTGAATGTACTTTAGCTTCTTGCTTAGCTTGCACTAGGTTTCTATGCTGATCCCTTACCATCTTTATGTGCCTTTTGCACATTGGGGAATAAAGGTCTTTTCTTGGGCACACGGTTTGCATCTAACATATCCACATATAGCGTGTTATGGGGAGTATTGGCTCGAAGCCTAAAACATCTTTCTTTCGTTGATTTTGTAAAGAATTTCAACGACTTTATTTAGAGGCAATGTATTTACCCCCCTAGTTTTGGTTATCGGTTTTGAATCACACATGGGAACTTTTTATTGGATCAACTCATTTTGCAATAATTTTTACGTTGAAAATATGACAACGTTAATCATCAATTGTTTCCTATGATCAGGGTCATTGAACAgctcttttattttatgacaTAAAGTATGCAATATGTAGATAATTTCCCAAGTACTCAATACTACTGTCTGAAATGATTCATTGACATCATTTGATAGGGCTTCTTTGGTGTTCTTTTCGGTTTTCTCAACTGCTGCTTTGACCACAACATATATGTTTGAAAGTCCATTTTCTCTTTGTACAGGTGGTTTTTAAGCTGGCAGAGATATGCTACACAAGGAGTTACTGAATATTTAACTGAAGAGCAGTTACGGTCCCCTGGAACTCAAGAAATGAGTGTGCATCCTCCAAAGAGAGTGGAAAGACCTGGACAGATTGATAATTCTGATATTGTTTTAGGAGTAAATGGTCGTGAGGGTGATGAACCTGAGCTTCGTAGGATGTTGGAAGAAGGACAGGATTATGTTCTAGTTTCTCAAGAAGTTTGGGAAAAGCTTTTTGACTGGTacctttttcttccctttttaatttttgtgccTCTCATTTTAAGCATTTTGTGGTACCACATCTATGTTTTTTGTTATGTGAACACCCAGCTGTTACCCTTGTTGCTTATTgtcacttttaaatttttgtgcCTCTACATTAAGCCTTTTGTGGTACCACATATCTATGTTTTTTCTTATGTGAACATCCAGCTGTTACCCTTGTTGCTTATCGTTGTTTTAATGTGGTAGTTCCAATCGTTTCATTGTTGAATTGTTTGCCAAAATGTTATTCAGCGGTTTCATTTTAAAAGTCAGTAGTAACATGTTAAGCAATTGGTGAACTGCTTATGTTTTAGGTTTTGTCCTTTTGATCTTCAGGTACAAAGGAGGACCAACATTACCGAGAAAGTTGATTTCACAGGGTGTCCTTCACAAGAATTTTATTGTGGAGGTTTACCCACTTTGTCTTAAGGTGATTGATCCTAGAGATAACAGTGAATCAGTTCTTAGGTTAAGCAAAAAGGTAAAACCCTTTCAGTGCTTCTTTCATTACAAGCGTGTATTCATTTAGAATAAAGTGTCTGACATAGTTTATTTGTCTCAGGCTTCTGTGCATGAGCTTTACcagaaggtatgtgctcttcgAGGATTAGAGCAAcaaaaggtaattttttttttttttttttttttttgtgtgtgtgtgtgtgtgttttgggCTAATTTGAATAATTCCTTTTCTTGATTTCAACTTATAATGACAGGTTGATATATGGGACTTCTTTAATAAGCAGAAGCATTCACTGTTACATGCTTCAAACCAGACGTTGGAAGAGTCAGACTTGCAGATGGATCAAGAAGTACTCTTTCTTctccgtcttcttcttcttcttcttcttcttcttcttattcttcttttttgtttttccccctgctctgtctgtgtgtgtgtgggtgggTGGGTGGGTGGTTGCTTAGATGCCAAAATTAGATTTCTTTTAACTTAAACCTGCATTGTAGGCTCCTTAGTAAACTAATCTCAGCTCTTTGTTATAGATATATGTTTTGAACTGTTTTTGctactctttttttattttctaaattggCTTTATGATTGTTTCACTGTACCACTCTGATGGCAAATTATTTCTGTACAGATTCTTCTTGAGGTGCGTGATGGAAGCTACACTAAATTTGGCATGGATTCAACAGGAAATCAGTTGGCATTGGTACCTATAGAACCTTCAAGGTCTTCAGTGACAATTGCAGGGGGCCCTACAATTTCGAATGGTCACTCATCAGGTTATAGTTCAAACTTATATCGGGGGACTAGTTTAGGTTCAACATTCTCAGATATAGATGAAGGATATGATTTTTATAAGTTGAGAAAAGGAGAAAGAGGAGGCTTGGCTGGATTGCAGAATCTGGGAAATACTTGCTTTATGAATAGTGCAATCCAATGTTTAGTTCATACGCCCCCTCTTGTTGAGTATTTCTTGCAAGATTACAGCGATGAGATCAACACGGACAATCCTTTAGGAATGCATGTAAGTGGCTTTCCTTGTTTTtctgccttttttttattatttttttttttatgctttttgcgGATAAGATGAACTCTACTGTAACTTTACTTCTTTAAAGATTTCTAAAATTTGTTGTACCTGTGCAGGGTGAACTTGCACTTGCCTTTGGTGAGTTGTTGAGGAAATTGTGGTCCTCTGGTCGAACTGCAATTGCACCACGTGCATTTAAAGGAAAACTTGCTCGATTTGCTCCCCAGTTCATTGGCTATAATCAGCATGATTCTCAAGTATGTACTGTACCCTCTCATTACTTCACTTTTATGGAAAgcttttaattgaaattagaaaATGACCACTTGATTGTATAATTAGCATGcttttatttctaattttatgGTTAGGGAATTGCACTTAGCTTGTTATGATACTACAATTGCAACATATAAAGctgttttcattaattttccTTGATCCTTGAATTCAAACAATCTGGATTTCTTATGCAAATCTCAATGAGCATCTGTTAGTTCCTGATTATGGATCTCAAATTAGTAAAGTGGAATGGGTATTAACTCTCCCATAATGGTCCAATCTGGATGGAGGATGCCGATTCTCTTATATCCATACCTCTAGCTAGGTGTAATTATTACAATATATAGGTCCCGTCTAGGCTACACTTGCTAATATATTGCATGCATCTTGTCTTAATTTGCTTAGGTTGATGTTTGTACAATTTACTTATGCATATGAGTTCAGCGGCATGAGAGTAATTGAAACACCTGAGAATAATATCATCTTGTATGTAAACTTTGCTCCATCATATCAAATTTCTCTACAGGAACTTCTTGCATTCTTACTAGATGGGCTGCATGAAGATTTGAATCGTGTCAAACTAAAGCCTTATATTGAAACAAAAGATTCAGATGATCGCCCAGATGAGGAAGTTGCAGATGAGTGTTGGAGAAATCATAAGGCTCGCAATGATTCATTGATTGTGGATGTCTGCCAAGTAAGAAATAGTCACATCGTTTTTCCTTGAATGTTTTGTTGAGTGTTCATGTTCCATAATATGTTTGTAGACTTTAAATAAATGGGCTTCAGGGATCTGTTTAAATAAATGGGGCTTCAGTGATCTatctatgtatttttttaaatctgtaGCGATAatgatatcatatatatataattttttatttttacgcTCTAAAAAGTTTGGTTAAATGATGCACAGGGTCAATATAAGTCAACGCTGGTTTGCCCATCCTGTGGAAAGATTTCAATCACTTTTGACCCTTTTATGTACTTGTCATTGCCACTACCTTCAACAGTTACTCGGCCAATGACAGTGACTGTGTTTTATGGTGATGGAGGTGGTCTTCCAATGCCATACACTGTTACTTTGCTAAAACAAGGTTGCTGTGAAGATCTTATTGAAGCATTAAGTGCTGCTTGTTGCTTGAAAAGTGATGAAATTTTCCTACTTGCAGAGGTAACACGGCTTCTTCGTTTGTTTCTGaacttcaaatttttattttatttgaaatagtGACTGGGGAACTGTAATTTCAATAATCAGGTTTATGAGCATCGAATTTTTCGTTATTTGGAGAACCTATCAGAACCATTGTCTTCAATTAAGGAGGATGACCGTATTGTGGCATACCGACTTCCTAAAACTGCAGCAAGGAAAACTAGACTTGAAGTAGTACATCAGCCACACGAAAAGTAAGATTAGTTTCTTAACATctaatattttggttttgttaTGTGGATAAACATGTGAATGTGGACCGAGTTTCCACATGACTCTTGAACTTTGAACTTCTTTTTTAATGCTGTTATTGTCTGATGGTTCATGCTGTGTGTGATATGAAAGAATTATCTTGGCCGAAGATGTTgaactttttatttatcaaaaagttGAGGACCATActacagaaaagaaaagaaagtattGAATGGATGATGCATGTGTATAATGCCATATTGCAGCTTGTCTCTGTATGAAATGCTGTTTCTTGATTGCCTATATTGTCATTGAGCGACGAGATATAAAATACCCTACTTTCTTTTGTATAACTTTGCCTAACTTTATTAGACTCTCTGTTGAGAAAAGCAGAGCCATGTGCCCTACAGTTGGTTTAATTTGGTATTTTCTGTATCTTGCATGCTGCATGAGGATTTTAGCAATTCCGATTATCTTTATTATGCATGTGCTATAGCAATTAGCTGTTGTCCATACTGCGTGGCATAAGTGCTAAGAAACCATTGATGGTGTGATGATATGAGGGAAATCTTCCTCGAGTGTCTATAAATGATACATAATGTAAGTTATATGTTTGTAATTGCATCCTTTTATGGCTTTGTAACCAAAGCATTTTGATTCCACAGATGTGTATCAGATTGTATTAAAAGTAGTCAGGCCAAGTATATGGGCACTCCTCTGGTTACTTACTTGGGAGAAGACCCAGTAAGTGGAGCTGATATTAATATGGCTGTTTCAAGATTGCTGTCACCTTTGAAAAGAACACATCCTTCTTCAGTTAAACTCCATGGTGGAAAGGAGAATGGCTTTGTTGAAGAAGCTATTCAGGAACAATCGAATGGCCACAATTTGAGGAGCCTTTCCATGGAAAATACAGAACCAGTGGAAACATCCAGCAGGGAATTGTCCTTTCAGCTTTTTCTTACCGATGTAAATGGTTCAAACCGCAAGCCAATTGAGAAGGATTCTTGCATAAATTCACGTCAAGTTGTAAAGGTTTTGCTGGAGTGGACCGACAAAGAAATTGGATTATATGATATAAGCTATCTCAAGGATCTCCCTGAGGTTCAGAAGACTGGGTTTACTGCAAAGAAAACTCGGCAAGAAGCTATTTCTCTATTTAAATGCTTGGAGGCATTTTTGACAAAGGAACCTCTAGGGCCTGATGACATGTGGTAGGGTACTTTTTGCTTGTggaattgattttaaatgttgtCTTTGGTCATTTTTAGTCATTTAGtcattacttattatttatcttttgacAGGTACTGTCCAAGGTGTAAGGAACATAGACAAGCTACCAAGAAACTTGACTTGTGGATGTTGCCTGATATTCTTGTTTTTCACTTGAAACGATTTTCATATAGCAGATATTCAAAGAACAAACTTGACACTTTTGTGAATTTTCCAATtcatgatcttgatttgagcaAATACGTGATAAGCAAGGATGGAAAACCTCACGTGTATGAACTATATGCCATTAGCAATCATTATGGTGGTCTAGGTGGTGGACATTACACTGCATATGCCAAGGTGATTACTCTAATTCTCGTACATCATATTTGAGATTAGTAATGGCAGTTCATggtattagttattattatttggtgagTCATGGATGATTAGATATGATATCGATAATATCACTAAGGTGTTTACTATACCAATCATGCAGTTGATCGATGAAAACAGATGGTACCATTTCGACGATAGTCATGTTTCTCCTGTAGGTGAATCTGAGATCAAGACTTCAGCTGCCTATGTGTTATTCTATCAAAGAGTTAGGAGCAGTGAGCCAAAGGCTGGAGTGGGTGAGACATCTTACAGTAGTATGGGTTCTTGAGGATGTAGATCAAATGTGTGCGTGTTTGTTGCAGCATTATGACACTTTGGAGGATCCTTCCAACCCGAGTAGGCTAGCTAACTCGGTTCAAGAATTGTGAGCCATAGATGAGCATCATTATGCTTTTGCTGGCTGCCCAGACATGTCTATCCGCAAGTTGAAGATGATAGGGATTGAATTCTGGCATTGATGGAGCCTTGGTGTGAGGGTTATGCACAACATGGCTGGTGGAATTGGACGTCCTGTTcgatattcattcatatgttcctcttttttttttttttttggtggtgggGGAAGAAAAAGTTTTTGGAGGCATACTAGGTTGGTCAAGATTCCTGCGGCCCTGCTTGATATGTGATATGGGCATGGCCGGCAAAAGGGCAGGGCCAGTTATGCCTTAGCCTAGgcccataaaaaataaaggtctaaaataaaaatgtcactAAATGTAGGACCTTTTATGCGGACAGAGATTTGACTAAAGGGTTATTCGACGTATCCTGGCCTTGAAACAAGTCTTACAGGATAATGAGGAATTTGGAAGTAAGAATGTTATTATCAAATTTAGTTGTTGtataatactttttatttatttattattatatatatttatttatttatttgtctttagattttttttatttgtcggCAAAATAAGTTAATCGTTTtttgaaaatgtaaaaatttaCAATGCGCTAAGGATGAAAATGAGTCTCTTATTTGTTTATGTGAATAAAAGAAAGCAATCTGAAAACAGttgaaatgtttattttatttggctGTCAGTCTTGAATTATgctaaaaatatgagatacaaACTCATTCCACTATAATGAAGGGTTGAAAATAAATGTAGGAAAATCAGTAAAACTAGACTAAAATGAAGAATTGAATCCTGTCTctggcctctctctctctctctctctctatctctctaccAAATCCAAAAGCTCCTCACCAGAAATTATTAAGGCATTGAAATATAGGTCTATCTGTCCTGCAAAAGCGAAAAGTGGACAAAAGTTAGTAACTTTGAAAAAGAGCAAAAGCAGAAGCATCCTATCCTAACTTTCATTTTCAAGGTAACTACTACTCCCCTCTCCTCTTCTCAAATTTGAGAGTGGAATTTGTAcagtaaaatcatataataataataataataataataataaagatgatTGATTCTCTCGCCTAGTAATGGCGTACAAGCAAAGGTAaagatttgtttattattattattattattattatgtttttgacCTTTCCCGGATTCGTAGTATTATCTCCAAATTTTGGCAACTTTTAACGGCTGACTCTGAAGTGCAAACACCTTTAACTTGTAGTGTGAAATATCAGAGGAGGATGAAAAGCAAAAACAGCAATAGCGGAGCCATCTTGTGGTGGTAGCCCTCCTGCACATTCCATTCCACACACGATTACAATTATAATCACATCGCATCATCAACACACAAAAACAACAAGAACAAGCCAAACAAACATGTGAAAACGGGTGACGTATGTTTTTCGTGGCACGTCACTATTGATTCCCAGGGAGAAAGTCCCAAATACATCAATTTCAAAGTGGGACCCATCCACCCATATCATATGTTTTGAGGCAAAACCGGAAGAATATTACCACACGGTCGGTCCACACCTATGAAATCTTATCACCACGGCACCGCCACCCTCCCCAAAACAAATGCACAAATCTTCTTCACATTTATAATCTAATCGGTTGGACATTTCGGATTTGGACCACCCAAACCAAAGGTCCCAAACCCATCTCCATTCAATCACCGTTTGTTTAAACCGAccgattttaaattattaactcattttatatttgattaattatttactaaaacatgataatgttaaaaaaacaaGGAACAAGAAAGCAAAGCAAAGCAAATGCCGTGCCGAATTTGACTCACTCACCCTGGCGGCGGAAGAAATGGACAGATAACCGGTGCTGGAAGaagaggtggtggtggtggtgggcgAGACTATGATACCGGGACTGGATCCTCCAGCGGTGGGGTTACTAGTGTTGCTAAGGCCGTCGTTGGTAGTGATCCCTAGAGAATAGGCAGGGGTTCCGTCGGGTTTAAACAGCCCGTAATTTCTCTCCGAAGTTGGGCCGGGCTTCATGTTCTCGTTGAACAGAGCAAACACGTAGATGTTGAGGTCACAGTTGGGCCTCATGGGCGTCCCCTTCTTCTGGCTTATCAGCTTTATCAGATTCCCGTTGTACTTCTTCGCATTCTCCGGGGTCGCCCCGGCCTCGTCCTCGTCCCCCTTCGACGGCCAACCCGTCTCCGAAATGTGCACCGACAGATTCTTGAATCCCATGGATTCCAGTGCGGAGTGTACGGCATCGATCTGCGCGAACAGCATGTTGTCGTAGTGGAGATTGGAGGTGGGATCTACAATCCCTTGGTTCTGCTGGAACATCACGAAATCCAGAGGGACTTGCTTCGGATTAGCCTTGTATGCGAAGTAAGGATACGCGTTGATCAGGAACGGCGACCCTGTCTTCGCGTGGAAGTTGAGCATCGGAGTAATGCAGTCCGTCAGATCTCGCCGGAACGCTCCGGCGGATGGTGGATACGAGCTCTCCAGGATGGCCAAGGAGTGGGCCGTGGTGACGCTGACCTGCTTGTCCAGCCCCAGGTTCACCAACGCCGTGTGCACGCTCTGCATAGCCGGAAGGAGGTTGTCGCTCAACGACGTGTCGTTGAAGGTCAGCACTTCGTTGCCAACGAAGATGCAGGAGATCTTGGTGGCGGGGAGGTACTGCTGGACGTTGGATTTCACCCAAGCTTGGGCCTTTGCCGGATCTTGCATCTTGGACAAGTACTCGTTGCCCAGACACACTATGAATTCCACGCCGGTGTTGGCAAACGCCTTGAGCACCCGCGCATCTGCGTCGTAAAGCTTAACCTTTGTGGCTCCAATGGACTTCACTAGCGGCACTACGTCTTCTGGGGATGGCAGATTGTTTGCAATTTGGCCGTAGTTTATCCCAATTGAAGCTACGATTACAGAAGGGTACATCAAACCCACTGCACAAACAAAAACCCCATCCATCCATCCATCAGAATTAAATTTAAGTATTGTCAAAAACAGGGGAGAAGAGTTTGAGTTAAAAAAGAGTAGAGTAGAGTAAAGAATAGAGAGTAAAATAAGGGTGTTTGTTTACCTGAAATGAGAAAAATAACAACTGAAGTGGACTCCATTTGGCGGTGCCAAGCTCTTGCTGCTTGCTCTCTATTGGGTGGGTCGGCTGAAAAGAGTTGAAAAATGTAACAGCCTGATTGAGCTTTGAGGTGGCTCAGCCCTCGTTGGGTGTTTCACTTCCAAGAAAGGCAAAATATGAAATACAAACAAGCTTTATTTAATTGCTGTGAGAGGGAGAGCCACACTTCAAAATAGCC comes from Ziziphus jujuba cultivar Dongzao chromosome 6, ASM3175591v1 and encodes:
- the LOC107403791 gene encoding ubiquitin carboxyl-terminal hydrolase 9, giving the protein MTIPDSGFMMENGVSCLPLPPEEENRIITELTNQSDANMKEGNLYYVISNRWFLSWQRYATQGVTEYLTEEQLRSPGTQEMSVHPPKRVERPGQIDNSDIVLGVNGREGDEPELRRMLEEGQDYVLVSQEVWEKLFDWYKGGPTLPRKLISQGVLHKNFIVEVYPLCLKVIDPRDNSESVLRLSKKASVHELYQKVCALRGLEQQKVDIWDFFNKQKHSLLHASNQTLEESDLQMDQEILLEVRDGSYTKFGMDSTGNQLALVPIEPSRSSVTIAGGPTISNGHSSGYSSNLYRGTSLGSTFSDIDEGYDFYKLRKGERGGLAGLQNLGNTCFMNSAIQCLVHTPPLVEYFLQDYSDEINTDNPLGMHGELALAFGELLRKLWSSGRTAIAPRAFKGKLARFAPQFIGYNQHDSQELLAFLLDGLHEDLNRVKLKPYIETKDSDDRPDEEVADECWRNHKARNDSLIVDVCQGQYKSTLVCPSCGKISITFDPFMYLSLPLPSTVTRPMTVTVFYGDGGGLPMPYTVTLLKQGCCEDLIEALSAACCLKSDEIFLLAEVYEHRIFRYLENLSEPLSSIKEDDRIVAYRLPKTAARKTRLEVVHQPHEKCVSDCIKSSQAKYMGTPLVTYLGEDPVSGADINMAVSRLLSPLKRTHPSSVKLHGGKENGFVEEAIQEQSNGHNLRSLSMENTEPVETSSRELSFQLFLTDVNGSNRKPIEKDSCINSRQVVKVLLEWTDKEIGLYDISYLKDLPEVQKTGFTAKKTRQEAISLFKCLEAFLTKEPLGPDDMWYCPRCKEHRQATKKLDLWMLPDILVFHLKRFSYSRYSKNKLDTFVNFPIHDLDLSKYVISKDGKPHVYELYAISNHYGGLGGGHYTAYAKLIDENRWYHFDDSHVSPVGESEIKTSAAYVLFYQRVRSSEPKAGVGETSYSSMGS
- the LOC107403799 gene encoding glucan endo-1,3-beta-glucosidase 11 → MESTSVVIFLISVGLMYPSVIVASIGINYGQIANNLPSPEDVVPLVKSIGATKVKLYDADARVLKAFANTGVEFIVCLGNEYLSKMQDPAKAQAWVKSNVQQYLPATKISCIFVGNEVLTFNDTSLSDNLLPAMQSVHTALVNLGLDKQVSVTTAHSLAILESSYPPSAGAFRRDLTDCITPMLNFHAKTGSPFLINAYPYFAYKANPKQVPLDFVMFQQNQGIVDPTSNLHYDNMLFAQIDAVHSALESMGFKNLSVHISETGWPSKGDEDEAGATPENAKKYNGNLIKLISQKKGTPMRPNCDLNIYVFALFNENMKPGPTSERNYGLFKPDGTPAYSLGITTNDGLSNTSNPTAGGSSPGIIVSPTTTTTSSSSTGYLSISSAAREGYHHKMAPLLLFLLFILL